The proteins below come from a single Micromonas commoda chromosome 8, complete sequence genomic window:
- a CDS encoding amino Acid/Auxin permease family (amino acid) produces the protein MPSASIDEGVGVDANDDGRMEEGAVELGGPGDAPNGDEGASVPHPHAGQKPGSAVFNLSSAIIGAGIMAIPNAFRVLGVLGGVLALVAMHVVTGTTVRFLVRATEASGAGTYAACAARFCGDAARTAVQLAIVLNNFGIMVVYQIIFGDVLAGTPADLRTLPDVDPGPGSDAEDYADYDDGRDNATRVYPPPLPPAAPPSDEDDEDAAPAALLPWAFARAGGSCRVPVAAVAPNGRLTLRSGPSSYHSFLASTGVPVAAYDARGERAYLRAALAVPDDGAIGWGESSDTFIGRALDGWAAQKNGGNVEPNHHSQTQVAYETAWYCTRPASIAYVLVLVCAPLCLMRSLKALAGASFVSVACAANFAAVLLFKFVMHVVEEFGNDTAGDTAGAGVFGKLAALTPRLLPDPTRTSVREAISVIAVMTTAYVCHFVVHPLYAEMDHPRSPERFEALVARRSLRLCTSIYVGVGVVAFALFGDGTHADVLVDFRRNTALDQAVVKGGYVMSLALTYPVLFCVMREVLVEIFMDRGDAAKRRSGATTDADDRYDDRYGDEATSDELREHLLTDAGEEERADPGDEVAHTLAMRDSRVSLRDPEECAWRLSRPAHVALTLSIIAAQFLLAIVIPNIEVALGFMGSTLSVFVAFAAPAMIAIGVAKEAGADGSLAWAVLAFGVLVGASGLTVATWNVVSPPE, from the coding sequence atgccgtcggcgtcgatcgacgagggcgtcggcgtcgacgcgaatGACGACGGCAGGATGGAGGAGGGGGCGGTCGAGCTCGGGGGGCCGGGGGACGCCCCGaatggcgacgagggcgcgtcgGTTCCCCATCCCCACGCCGGGCAGAAGCCCGGCTCGGCGGTGTTCAACCTCTCCAGCGCCATCATCGGCGCGGGCATCATGGCCATCCCGAACGCcttccgcgtcctcggcgtcctcggcggcgtcctcgccctcgtcgccatgcacgtcgtcaccggcaCCACCGTGCGATTCCTGGTGCGCGCCACCgaggcgtcgggcgcgggcacgtACGCagcgtgcgccgcgcggttctgcggcgacgccgcccgtaCCGCCGTGCAGCTCGCCATCGTTCTCAACAACTTCGGCATCATGGTCGTCTACCAGATCATCTtcggcgacgtgctcgcgggAACCCCCGCGGATCTACGGACCCTCCCCGACGTCGATCCCGGCCCGGgatccgacgcggaggattACGCAGActacgacgacgggcgcgacaACGCCACGCGCGTctacccgccgccgctgccccccgcggcgccgccctccgacgaggacgacgaggacgccgcgcccgcggcgctgctgccgtgggcgttcgcgcgcgcggggggatcgtgtcgcgtccccgtcgccgccgtcgcgccaaACGGCAGACTGACGTTAAGGTCCGGGCCTTCTTCGTACCATTCGTTCCTCGCCTCCACAGGGgtcccggtcgcggcgtacgacgcacgcggcgaacgtgcgtaccttcgcgccgccctggcTGTCCCTGACGACGGTGCGATTGGATGGGGCGAGTCGTCCGACACGTTCATCGGACGGGCGCTGGACGGGTGGGCGGCGCAAAAAAACGGAGGAAACGTAGAGCCTAACCACCACTCGCAAACGCAGGTGGCGTACGAGACGGCGTGGTACTGCACCCGACCCGCGTCGATAGCGTACGTGCTGGTGCTGGTGTGCGCGCCGCTGTGCCTGATGCGGAGCCtgaaggcgctcgcgggggcgtcgttcgtgtccgtcgcgtgcgccgccaaCTTTGCCGCGGTTTTGCTCTTCAAGTTTGTGAtgcacgtcgtcgaggagttTGGCAatgacacagctggcgacacagctggcgccggCGTGTTTGGGAAGCTGGCGGCGCTGACGCCCCGACTACTGCCCGACCCAACGCGCACGAGCGTGCGCGAGGCCATCTCCGTCATCGCGGTGATGACCACGGCGTACGTGTGCCATTTCGTGGTTCACCCGCTGTACGCGGAGATGGACCATCCGAGGTCGCCGGAGCGGTTCGAGGCGTTGGTGGCGCGACGGTCGCTTCGCCTGTGCACGTCCATctacgtcggcgtcggtgtgGTCGCCTTCGCGCTCTTCGGGGACGGGACCCACGCcgacgtgctcgtggacTTTCGGCGTAACACCGCGCTGGACCAGGCTGTCGTCAAGGGCGGCTACGTGATGTCGTTGGCGCTCACGTATCCGGTTTTGTTCTGCGTGATGCGCGAGGTGCTGGTCGAGATCTTCATGGAccgcggagacgccgcgaagaggcggtcgggcgcgacgacggacgccgacgaccgttacgacgaccgttacggtgacgaggcgacgtcggatgagctccgcgagcacctgctcacagacgccggcgaggaggaacggGCCGATCCCGGGGACGAAGTCGCGCACACGCTGGCCATGCGCGACTCGCGAGTCTCGCTTCGCGACCCCGAGGAGTGCGCCTGGCGGCTGAGCCGacccgcgcacgtcgccctcACGCTCtcgatcatcgccgcgcagttCCTGCTGGCCATCGTCATCCCCAACATC